In Fragaria vesca subsp. vesca linkage group LG1, FraVesHawaii_1.0, whole genome shotgun sequence, the sequence GTTCTTATTTATAGTAAGAACTAAGGGTGTATCCGTACGTATGTAACTGCATATGATGATTAGTTAAGGACAAATTGATAGTAGTTTAAGCATCAGAATCTACAAGTAACGTCTACTGGAAGCTAAAAGTGTAACACAGGCAGCTAGAGAAGAGTACGTGTTGGTAAACTCTTAACATAGTAATCTCTATAGTGACATATCAAAATGAGTCGCTTGGATTTATACATGTTAGAAAACAATTTCTGAAATTAATTTGTACATTTTGGATACATGATGTTTTATCATACTCACAAGACAAGATTAATTCTATCTTAGTGAAGTAATTAATCATATTAAAAGTACTCAGACAGTACAACTAAAGAGACAACGTGTCTTTAACAAGAAACATATATCTATATATAAAAGTCTATTCAAATTCAAAACTAGTAAGATGATATATCTCATCAATTGATCGTCGTTTTCTCATTTCTTTTATATAATTGTTGGAGAAAAGAGAAATATCAGTTTGTGAATTACAAAAATTTGAAAAAAATTTAACGCTTTAAGGCATGTTATAGCGATGCTCTCTTTTGAACTATATTATTCCCATGAATTACTTGTGTGCGGAGAGGTTAATTATGTAAATTACCCTTATGGATATAATGTGGCCTATCAACTTGTTATTGTTAATCAATGTCTTGCACTTACGAAGATCAACCAAACACTTGGTTGAATGTTTTCAAGGGACTCAAGATTTCTAGAGACTACAATTACACCATTATAGTCTATAGCGTGAAAAATAAGAAAATGAAAGAGATAGGTTTTTGTCGAAAAGAAGTAGAGAGTTGGAAATGTATACAATTTATATGCAGAGAACCTTTTCTTTAAATAGAAGTTGTTATATCTTTCGGAATTGGTATGACGTACACTAGCTTCTATTGAGATATAACTCTTCCCTAAGAGTTACTAATTTGTCGGAAAACTAAAATTAATATTCAAAAGATACGAATTACCAATAATCACATTTGAAATTCAAATTAACATAACCACATGTGGTCGAGTTTGTAACATATATATATTCTTGGTGGTCAGTGGGAAGAAAACGTCTTAACATACATCCCTTAACATGATACCTCAGCGTGAATTAGTTTATAGGCCTAAAAAGCATGTAAGAATACCGTGTTGATCCTTGTTAAAAAAAATAAAAAAATCAAACTAACATCCAAAACCAATCAATAATGGACGAAGTATGCCCCACCCACAAATAAAGTCTCATTAATTCTACCGGAATCAGTTGATCAGGTCATATACGTTCTTGATACATGAAAGTTTTAGAACATGCCCAAAATCAATCGGACAAACATGAAATATTTTAGAACTTTTAAGGTTGGTGTTAGAAACAAAACAGTTGGCGGACCATTTTTTGACCTATCAGAACATATTTATTTTTTGTTTTTAAATTCAAACCTCGGAGATGCGTGGAACCCAACAGTGCATAATAACATTTGTAATGTAATTATATGGACTACATCTCCAACAACTTCTCTATTTTCTTAAACTTCTCAATTTTTGGAAATATAGAGCTGTTTTTAGGTCCAACAGCTTTCCCATCTCATTTCCCAAAATAGGGATGGAGAAGAAAGAGAAGCATTCATTCCCCAAATTTGCAGCAAAGCCTTCATTTCCCAAATTATCGAAATTAGCATTGTCATAAATTTCTCACATGCTCCAATGAGAAGAAAAAAAATATAAAATATATTATTGAGTATTTTATTGTTATAATAAGATATAGAATATTTCTTTTTTGTTATAATTAAAAATGATGTATAATATTTAATTTTAGTAATTAATGCCAAAGTCTCCAAAATGGGGAAGCTGTTTGAGTTAGAGCAAATAATTTTTTTTGAAGATTTTGACTTTTGCTTCTCTATTTGAAGAAATTTTAAGAAAGCTGTTAGAGATGCTCTTACAGAATATACCAGCCTACAAAATGAAACATTTGTTCCTGAATTATGTTTCTTCTAGATGCAACAATCAAATTAACTCTTAAGTCTTAACTAGGAAAGAGAGAAATGGCAGTCACAATGGACGGAATACAAATGCTCTTTGGATGATTATAAACTTTTTTCTTTTGAGAAGATGATGTCTTTTGAGAAGATGATGATTATAAACTTCTGGTTACTTAGGGTCGCAGGTTAACGTTCAAACTCTCTTCTTCCTACCCGAGGCAGGTCTCTTGCCAAAGGTTGCAGAAGAGAACTTGGTTGTTGATGAGTTGGGAAGCAATCCACGAAGTATGGCAAGAACACCCAAACTCAAGAACGTATAGTACACCGTCAACAACTTTTCCGGTGCCCTTCCTGATCTTGTGAGTTCTGCAAATATTGGAACCTGAAAATGCATGGATATGTATCAACATGTTTGAATAAGATACATAAAAAGATAATCATGCAAAAATGATTTATGTTGCTGAAAGAAAAAATTACACTAACATGCAAAATCAAACATCTAGTTCCTTAACAGTTTTCAATTTGGTTCCAAATTAACCTGCATAAATGATTCCAAACATGAATATGTAAACATGTAAGAGCATCTTTAGCAATGTTAGTCATTTTTAAGTTAAATTTTAGTCAAATTAGCTAAAATGTCATTTTGGCTAGCCACTTTAGAAATACGTCTGCATCAATGCTCTCTATTTTAACTAGCATCACATCAACATTATTCTTCAAATAAAGATTAATATATTTATATATCACGTAAAATATTTTATAAGCAGTGTATTAAATTATATCTAGCCTTATATGAGTCATCTCGCTCTCTATATTTAGCTAGCAAGATAGCTAAAAGTCATAATAGCTAAACTTTGGCTAGTCTGGCTGGAGCTCCGAAAATATCAAAAAAAAAACTAAACACGCTTTTTAAAATAGCTAAAAGCTAAAATAGAGAGTCTGCTAAAGTTACTCTAACTGTTGATTTAGAAAATGATCAAAAAAACGGGTAGAAACAAAAAGTTATCAATTAGTCTTCATCCTAATGGTCCTTGAGGGCTCCATATAAATGTAAATACTTTTTTTACGAGTGATGAATTTATAAATTTAACGTTGATATGGTACTAGTAAAGAATTAATTGTTACCATCCCAGTGAATAGAGAAATGCCATAACTCAAGCAGGTGGTGTTGAACCAATGCTTCCCTGCCAAAATGCCATAAA encodes:
- the LOC101313837 gene encoding uncharacterized protein LOC101313837; the protein is MTETPDFYIGIIWVELLFQWPLVLVNLYGILAGKHWFNTTCLSYGISLFTGMVPIFAELTRSGRAPEKLLTVYYTFLSLGVLAILRGLLPNSSTTKFSSATFGKRPASGRKKRV